The DNA segment GGAGCGCGTTTTCGAGGACACGTAGGGCCGCTTGCGGATCGCTGTCCTTGAGACAGAAACCGAGAAAGAACTGCGCGGCAGCCAGATCGCTGTCCAGATAGATCACCCGTCGCAGCGCCGCTGCAGCCGCATCGGTCTCCCCGTGGGTCATCTGGGAGAGTCCTTGGAGAAAATGCAGTTCCACTGAGAGCGGGTGACTTTCAAGCGCCTGCGCAGCAAGGCGCGCGGCGTCGCGGGTCTCACCCATATCGAAACGCGAACGGATTTCTTGGGCAATCGCCTTGACCGGGTTGTCGCCGAGTGTGTTTCGCGCATCGGTGACGCAAGCTCGAGCGGGCGGGATGCAGGCGAGAGGTCTCTTGGTTTGGCACTGAACAGAGGTGGCGCGAGAGCTCAGGCGCTGCCAAGTGTCTGGATGAGCCATTATGTGCCGATAGACAACGCCCGCGGGCGTGATTGACGTTTCGAACGGGGCATATTTCCACAAGGGCGGATCGGTCGGAGCCGTCAACAGCCAACCGCCGTCGGCAAGGCAGGCGAATAGCTGGCGCGCAATCCGACGCACCGCGCTCGCGTCGAGATAGACGAGCACGTTGCGGCAAAGGATCAAGTCGAAGTCAGCCAATCCCCTTTCCGGCGCCGGAAGCTCGTCTGCACCAAGGCTCACGTGTGCGAAGTCGACCCGGCGGCGCAGTCGTTCGTGCAGTCGAAACCGTCCCTTACGTGAGGTGAAATATCGTTCCTTCAGCTTATGACCCGTATTCCTCAAGGACCACTCGCCATACTCGGCGGCCTTCGCACCGGCGAGCGCTCTTCTCGAGATGTCGGCCGCGCCTATTCGAACATCGTCCAAGTGACCTTCCTCGTCGCAGAGAATGGCAAGGGAATAGGGCTCTTCACCCGTTGCACAGCCGAGGCTCCAGATCCGGACGGGAGAGCCGTCGGACCGCCGTCGCCGCAACTCGGGAAGGATTGTCTGCCGTATAAGCTGGAATTGATCTGGACCTCGAAAGAAATGCGTTTCTCCAACCGTGATCGCTGTGATCGCATC comes from the Sinorhizobium garamanticum genome and includes:
- a CDS encoding CheR family methyltransferase, coding for MTGHAPSSNLAEQVAYRVGLSFPASRKGAVASAITQLMVRRGIGDSRLLLDRLGLDEDLTEDAITAITVGETHFFRGPDQFQLIRQTILPELRRRRSDGSPVRIWSLGCATGEEPYSLAILCDEEGHLDDVRIGAADISRRALAGAKAAEYGEWSLRNTGHKLKERYFTSRKGRFRLHERLRRRVDFAHVSLGADELPAPERGLADFDLILCRNVLVYLDASAVRRIARQLFACLADGGWLLTAPTDPPLWKYAPFETSITPAGVVYRHIMAHPDTWQRLSSRATSVQCQTKRPLACIPPARACVTDARNTLGDNPVKAIAQEIRSRFDMGETRDAARLAAQALESHPLSVELHFLQGLSQMTHGETDAAAAALRRVIYLDSDLAAAQFFLGFCLKDSDPQAALRVLENALLFCHSRPARERVALMSGATAGHLAERARREIGKIRRHMGSEGL